The region CGCTGCAGACAATTAGGTATGATCGGATTCAGTACGCCATTTGATGAATCCTCAGTCGATTTCCTGGAATCCCTAAACATCCCCTTTTATAAAATCGCTTCATTTGAATGTACAGATTTGCCCTTATTAAGAAGAGTGGCACAAACCAAAAAACCGATTATCATTTCAACTGGGATGTGCACTGCCAGTGAAATAGAAGAATCGGTGAATGCTGTCAGGGAGGCCGGGTGCGAAGAGTTGATACTGCTCAAATGCACCAGTACGTATCCTGCATCTCCGGCTGATACAAATATTAATACAATCCCCCATATGAAGGAACTATTCCAATGTCAGGCTGGTTTGTCAGATCATACGATGGGTAATGGTGCAGCGGTTGCTAGTGTTGCATTGGGTGGAACAGTTGTGGAGAAACATTTTACGCTTTCCCGCGCGGATGGCGGGGTCGATGCAAGTTTTTCTTTGGAACCAAACGAAATGGAAGCCCTGGTGACGGAAACAAAACGTGCCTGGCAATCGCTTGGCGGGGTACACTATGGTGTGACAAATGCGGAGAAATCGTCAAAAAAGTATCGCCGCTCTTTATACGTAACGCAAAATATGAAAGCGGGCGATATATTATCGAAAGAAAATTTGCGGGCAATCAGGCCTGGGTACGGGCTTGCTCCAAAATATTATGATATACTGTTGGGCAAAAAAGTAGCTTGTGATGTGGAAAAAGGCACGCCTGTTACATGGGATATAATTTGAAAATAAGCATATAAATTATGGTGTTGGTTTGTATTATTTTAGATAAGGAGTTATACATGTTGCCGTATTGGATGCCGGCATCTACGGGCCTATCTGATTGATCAAATGTTTGTTTAAGCAAAAAGAGGTTGGGACAAATCAAAAAAGTAATTTAAAAAACGAACAATTTTAGAGTCTAGCGGAGGAAATATACGTAGACTCCTGCGGGAGAAAAGGTCTAGGTGAGACCCCGCAGTGCGTAAGCACGAGGAGGGCTCAACAGCCGCCCGCGGTAAAGAAGACACAGCGAAAGTGATTTTCTTAAGCTGATGTCGCACTTATGCTCGAAAGTGAAAGCGAAGTATATTTCCGGAGCGGTTGAGTCCACCTTTTAATTCGTTTTTTCTTTTAACCAAACACTTTTGTCCCAATCCCCTACTCATAATACGGCAGTATTTGCTTTATTGCATGTACCATTGTGCAGCTGCTTGTACCTCGCCTGGGGTCAATTGGTGCCCTCTGCTTTCCCAGTGCAGTTCAACATTGGCGCCTGCATTTTCCAAAAGCGATTTAAGATCCTCTGATTCCTGTGCAGAACAAATAGGGTCGTTTGTACCTGCACCAATAAAGACATTTTTATCGGATAAATCAGGCAGGTCTATACCACGGCGCGGAACCATCGGATGGTGCAAAATAGCCCCTTTTAATGCATCCTGATAATGGAACATCAGGCTTGCCGCAATATTGGCGCCATTGGAATAACCGATTGCCACTATATTGTTCCGGTTAAAGTCGTATTCTTCAGCAGCTTCGTCCAGAAACGCATGTAATTCTTTTGTGCGTGCGACTAAATCCTCTTCGTCAAATACACCTTCTGCCAGTCTTTTGAAAAAACGGGGCATTCCATTTTCCGAAACATTTCCGCGAACACTTAAGACATTTGCATCTTTGTCGATTGCTTCAGCAAGCGGCAACAAATCCTCTTCGGTTCCACCCGTGCCGTGAAGCAGCAGAAATGTAGGTTTAGTTGAATCATTACCTGTTTTAAAAATATGTTTCATGTTTAGCATTCTCCTTTTGATTAGTCCTTGTCCTGCAGACCGACGCGTTTCAGGCTGCTGATAATGGATTGTTTCTCGTCAGAATCAATTACCCCGAATATATTTTCAATTACCTTTTGATGTTTCGGGAATATATCGTCCATCAGCTTTTCCCCTTCACTTGTCAAATACACATGAATTACTCTGCGGTCCTCCGCACAGGCTTTGCGATTAAGTAATCCTTTTTCCTCAAGTTTTTTAATCACGTACGTCATCGATCCGCTTTTAATAAGCACAGCCTCACAAATCTGATTAACAGTCAGTCTTCCTTTATGGTAAAGAGCCTCTAAAATAGAGAATTCTGTTATACTTACACCATAGCTTTTAATATCCTGCCTGATCATTTCTTCAACTGATTTTGAAGCCTTCATCAGTACAACAAAAGCCTTCAACGATAAATTTTCATGCATAGCACCATCCCCGGTTCAGTTAATTATTTTGAATTCAAAATAATGATAATAAATTTGATGCAATGAGTCAAGAGAAGTGTCTCCCTTATTTAACAGATGTCTGGTGCACTACTTGGATTTTGTCAAAAACATTTTAGTGTGCAGCTTGATTTGCGTGATTTCTTCAGGTACTTTGAGGGTAATAAGATTAATTTTTCCAGGAGAGTGATTGTAATGGGACAATGTAATATTGATCATACACATGAGGATGTCGTGAACAAACTCAACAGTCAGGAAGCATATCTGCCCAGTTGGTTAACCAGCGAAATCCAAAGCTTTTTGACGAAGGAGCATGCACAGGATACGTTAAATGAATTATTTCATCTGCTGAAAAAATATGATTTATCATCTGAAAATGAGCAGGGAAACAGGAATGAAAAAATGAAAGCTCTGATCGGTGCGAGTGAATAAAGCACTGCAGTGGGCTCTAAACCAATGCGGTATTGTTCTGGCTGGAGTGTGTACAGAATTCTTCCACCCGGCCCCGGTAAACTAATTGAAATCCCGCAGCTTGCTGCAGCTCATGCGGTGTTATAAGTGATGGCGGCTTTTGGAATGTTGTAACCCCACATTCCGCCAGAACATTAGCAATGAATTCCGAACAGAAAAAGGCATTCGCTCTGCTGAATTTAATTCTCAGGATAACGGCAAACAATCCAAGCAGATTGTAACGATATTGGTCTTCCCGTTCTTTGATATTTTGGATGTATTCATTTATTCTATTACACTGCTCAGTGGAAATTGTTCGGCTGTAGACCGCGCAATCTGCTTCCCTTAACAATCCTTCACGGATATTTTCTTTTACAAACCCGCCGGCAAAAGGATTGCGTATATCCTTTCTTCCAAAACTGTA is a window of Virgibacillus ihumii DNA encoding:
- the pseI gene encoding pseudaminic acid synthase; translated protein: MREIKLGGRPVGLNHPPFIIAEMSGNHNQSLERALKIVDAAAEAGAHALKIQTYTADTMTLNKAEDDFVIKDPESSWGGKSLYELYKEAYTPWEWHQPIFDRCRQLGMIGFSTPFDESSVDFLESLNIPFYKIASFECTDLPLLRRVAQTKKPIIISTGMCTASEIEESVNAVREAGCEELILLKCTSTYPASPADTNINTIPHMKELFQCQAGLSDHTMGNGAAVASVALGGTVVEKHFTLSRADGGVDASFSLEPNEMEALVTETKRAWQSLGGVHYGVTNAEKSSKKYRRSLYVTQNMKAGDILSKENLRAIRPGYGLAPKYYDILLGKKVACDVEKGTPVTWDII
- a CDS encoding alpha/beta hydrolase, with the translated sequence MKHIFKTGNDSTKPTFLLLHGTGGTEEDLLPLAEAIDKDANVLSVRGNVSENGMPRFFKRLAEGVFDEEDLVARTKELHAFLDEAAEEYDFNRNNIVAIGYSNGANIAASLMFHYQDALKGAILHHPMVPRRGIDLPDLSDKNVFIGAGTNDPICSAQESEDLKSLLENAGANVELHWESRGHQLTPGEVQAAAQWYMQ
- a CDS encoding MarR family winged helix-turn-helix transcriptional regulator, with protein sequence MHENLSLKAFVVLMKASKSVEEMIRQDIKSYGVSITEFSILEALYHKGRLTVNQICEAVLIKSGSMTYVIKKLEEKGLLNRKACAEDRRVIHVYLTSEGEKLMDDIFPKHQKVIENIFGVIDSDEKQSIISSLKRVGLQDKD
- a CDS encoding group-specific protein, with translation MGQCNIDHTHEDVVNKLNSQEAYLPSWLTSEIQSFLTKEHAQDTLNELFHLLKKYDLSSENEQGNRNEKMKALIGASE